Proteins found in one Candidatus Cybelea sp. genomic segment:
- a CDS encoding EscU/YscU/HrcU family type III secretion system export apparatus switch protein, which yields MQFKEYAASFPARRFGHSLRAILAFSCAAGAMFPAFAASAPALLASTSLDRFATAAWSCAIEVVAVAAGIGLLFSLVEFAAARNAWLRRLRMSLEERRREQKEEEGDATARGRRRSLHRAFLRGGLAKVKEAAFVVVNPTHVAVALAYAPPLVTVPKVLVRAIDDLALQVRALAVRHSIPVVDNPLLARALYRDVRSVEPIPREHYLAVAEVVIALARASEPAV from the coding sequence ATCCAGTTCAAGGAATACGCCGCGTCTTTTCCCGCGAGACGCTTCGGGCATTCGCTGCGCGCGATCCTCGCGTTTTCATGTGCTGCGGGCGCGATGTTCCCGGCGTTTGCAGCGAGCGCACCGGCGCTGCTCGCCTCAACCTCGCTCGACCGTTTCGCGACTGCGGCATGGTCTTGCGCGATCGAGGTCGTCGCCGTTGCGGCGGGGATCGGCCTGCTCTTCTCGCTGGTCGAGTTCGCAGCCGCGCGCAACGCGTGGCTGCGCCGGCTGCGGATGAGCCTCGAAGAGCGTAGACGCGAACAGAAGGAAGAAGAGGGTGACGCCACCGCCCGCGGCCGGCGGCGTTCGCTCCATCGCGCGTTTTTGCGCGGCGGCCTCGCAAAGGTAAAAGAGGCGGCGTTCGTCGTCGTCAATCCAACCCACGTCGCCGTAGCGCTCGCATACGCACCGCCGCTCGTCACGGTGCCGAAGGTGCTCGTCCGCGCGATCGACGACCTCGCACTGCAGGTTCGCGCGCTTGCCGTCCGGCACAGCATCCCGGTCGTCGACAATCCGCTGCTGGCGCGAGCCCTCTATCGCGACGTGCGCTCGGTCGAGCCGATTCCGCGCGAGCACTATCTCGCGGTCGCCGAAGTCGTCATTGCGCTCGCGCGCGCGAGCGAGCCGGCCGTATGA
- a CDS encoding flagellar biosynthesis protein FlhA yields the protein MSSSRRAVYAFAALLLAIVAILIVPLPPWLLDLLLGINIFGSALVLLLSVTVDDPLEFSAFAPALLIATLFRLSLDVSATRLILTSGATPGAVGAIIPAFGEFVVRGNLVVGIIVFAILVTIQFVVIASGSQRVAEVAARFTLDAMPGKQMAIDADVHAGSLDAEGARRKRETVQREADFYGAMDGAGKFVKGDAIAALVIVALNLAGGVLVGVLYHGLSPVDSISTFALLSIGNALVTTLPAFLISTAMGLMVTRVASEGALGADLATQLFARPDVLRSAGGLLLALALVPALPRPLFIFLGATAFMLAAAQRNRRRGESEAVEARERLKRNAMRRPELALGLVGVDAVALEIGADLAQLLAPPLADALLDRIGEVRRALAADIGVVLPGVRLRDDLGRDPRTYGIRVRDRLAGSGRLELERLLAVADEAVLTRFSVQIEREPVYSLPAAWIPPDVRESALNAGALVFDPISVLGSHLAEIARTHAAELVGRQELHTLLEHLRSTVPAVVKEIGGEALPFGAVHRTFGLLLREGAWPRDPIAVFEAMLEAATRDPRELAECARRAIVPDLLRRRGVTALEPAIFEPEFEQRLIAAWCRYGAEGAEPATALAVRARIERYAMRTPRERAAVVCTSALRPVLADFLLRSGIRVAVYAYGELPNEMALVPAEVIAQEETNALASCT from the coding sequence ATGAGCTCTTCGCGGCGCGCGGTCTACGCGTTCGCCGCTTTACTATTGGCGATCGTCGCGATCCTGATCGTGCCGCTGCCGCCGTGGCTGCTCGATCTGCTGCTGGGAATCAACATCTTCGGTTCTGCGCTCGTGCTCTTGCTCTCGGTGACCGTCGACGACCCGCTAGAGTTCTCGGCGTTCGCGCCGGCACTCTTGATCGCCACGCTCTTTCGGCTCTCGCTCGACGTTTCGGCGACGCGGCTGATCTTGACGTCGGGGGCGACGCCGGGTGCGGTCGGGGCGATCATTCCCGCGTTCGGAGAGTTCGTCGTGCGCGGAAATCTCGTCGTCGGCATCATCGTCTTTGCGATCCTCGTGACCATTCAGTTCGTCGTCATCGCCAGCGGCTCGCAGCGGGTTGCCGAAGTCGCGGCCCGCTTCACGCTCGACGCGATGCCCGGCAAACAGATGGCAATCGACGCCGACGTTCACGCCGGCTCCCTCGATGCCGAAGGCGCGCGGCGCAAACGCGAAACGGTTCAACGCGAGGCCGATTTCTACGGCGCGATGGACGGTGCGGGAAAGTTCGTCAAGGGCGACGCGATCGCGGCGCTCGTGATCGTCGCGCTCAACTTGGCGGGCGGCGTGCTCGTCGGCGTGCTCTACCATGGGCTGTCGCCCGTCGACTCGATCTCGACCTTCGCCCTCCTCTCGATCGGAAACGCGCTGGTGACGACGCTGCCGGCCTTTCTGATCTCGACGGCGATGGGCCTGATGGTCACCCGCGTCGCATCGGAGGGTGCGCTCGGCGCCGATCTCGCGACGCAGCTCTTTGCGCGGCCCGACGTCTTGCGCAGCGCCGGCGGCCTGCTGCTGGCGCTTGCGCTGGTGCCGGCATTGCCGCGACCACTTTTTATCTTCTTGGGTGCGACGGCGTTTATGCTGGCGGCCGCGCAGCGAAATCGCCGGCGCGGCGAGAGCGAGGCCGTCGAGGCGCGCGAGCGCCTCAAGCGTAACGCGATGCGGCGCCCGGAGCTAGCGCTCGGCCTGGTGGGCGTCGACGCCGTCGCACTCGAAATCGGCGCCGATCTCGCACAACTCTTGGCGCCGCCGCTAGCTGACGCGCTGCTCGACCGGATCGGCGAGGTTCGCCGAGCGCTGGCAGCCGACATCGGCGTCGTTCTTCCCGGCGTACGTTTGCGCGACGATCTTGGGCGCGATCCGCGCACTTACGGAATTCGGGTTCGCGATCGCTTGGCGGGGAGCGGGCGCCTCGAACTCGAGCGGCTGCTCGCGGTCGCCGACGAAGCGGTCTTGACGCGCTTCTCGGTGCAGATCGAACGCGAACCCGTCTACTCACTGCCCGCCGCCTGGATTCCGCCCGACGTGCGGGAGAGCGCGCTCAATGCGGGCGCGCTGGTTTTCGATCCGATCTCCGTGCTCGGCTCCCATCTGGCAGAGATCGCCCGGACCCACGCCGCCGAGCTCGTCGGGCGTCAAGAGCTGCATACGCTGCTCGAACATCTCCGCTCGACGGTGCCGGCGGTGGTGAAGGAGATCGGCGGAGAAGCGCTGCCGTTCGGCGCCGTGCACCGGACCTTTGGGCTTCTGCTGCGCGAGGGCGCGTGGCCGCGCGATCCGATCGCCGTCTTCGAAGCGATGCTCGAAGCCGCAACGCGCGATCCGCGCGAGCTGGCGGAGTGCGCTCGGCGAGCCATCGTTCCGGATCTCTTGCGCCGCCGGGGCGTCACGGCGCTCGAGCCGGCGATCTTCGAGCCGGAGTTCGAGCAACGGCTGATTGCGGCGTGGTGCCGCTACGGCGCGGAAGGGGCGGAGCCGGCGACCGCGCTTGCGGTGCGCGCGCGGATCGAACGGTACGCGATGCGCACGCCGCGGGAGCGCGCCGCCGTCGTCTGCACCTCGGCGCTGCGGCCGGTGCTCGCCGACTTCTTGCTGCGCTCCGGAATACGCGTCGCCGTTTACGCCTACGGCGAGCTCCCCAACGAGATGGCGCTCGTACCGGCCGAGGTCATCGCTCAAGAAGAGACGAACGCGCTCGCTTCATGCACCTGA
- a CDS encoding flagellar biosynthetic protein FliQ, with product MEALDGLLHDALVTTALIALPMLAGAALVGTAVAVVQAATQVQEQTLTLLPKIVTVGLLVAAFGATAMHLLASLFDRAIAAIPALGSGW from the coding sequence GTGGAGGCGCTCGACGGACTCTTGCACGATGCGCTCGTCACGACGGCGCTGATCGCTTTGCCGATGCTCGCCGGCGCCGCGCTCGTCGGGACGGCGGTTGCGGTCGTCCAGGCCGCGACGCAAGTGCAGGAACAGACGCTGACGCTTCTCCCGAAGATCGTTACCGTCGGCCTCCTGGTCGCCGCGTTCGGAGCGACCGCGATGCATTTACTGGCCTCGCTCTTCGATCGTGCGATCGCGGCGATACCGGCGCTGGGCTCGGGATGGTAA
- the metF gene encoding methylenetetrahydrofolate reductase [NAD(P)H]: MRISEALATQRPFFSFEFFPPRDDAGSQQLFTTIEALAPLRPAFVSITYGAGGSTRARTVALAKQIQQEIGMTVVAHVTCVGASRADLRALFDDLARARIENVLALRGDAPAGTAFEGTAGGFTQADELIAMLRRNYDFCIGAACYPEKHPEAPTVDADLEALKRKADAGADFLVSQLFFDNALFFAFERRARDAGISVPMLPGLMPITNFAQIERFVAMCGASIPPKLRVEMEMRKGDVKAVEDLGVAYASMQASELLQSGVPGLHFYTLNRSPATRAIVSALLAASAWRPAPRNATAITTA, translated from the coding sequence ATGCGCATCAGCGAGGCGCTCGCGACCCAGCGGCCGTTTTTCTCCTTCGAGTTCTTTCCGCCCCGAGACGATGCCGGCTCGCAGCAGCTCTTCACGACGATCGAGGCGCTGGCGCCCTTACGGCCGGCCTTCGTCTCGATCACCTATGGCGCGGGGGGCTCGACGCGCGCACGAACCGTCGCACTGGCAAAGCAGATTCAGCAAGAGATCGGGATGACGGTCGTCGCGCACGTTACGTGCGTAGGCGCTTCGCGCGCCGACCTGCGTGCGCTCTTCGACGACTTAGCGCGCGCACGCATCGAGAACGTGCTGGCGCTGCGCGGTGACGCGCCCGCAGGCACCGCCTTTGAAGGAACCGCCGGAGGCTTCACCCAGGCCGACGAGCTGATTGCGATGCTGCGGCGTAATTACGACTTTTGCATCGGCGCGGCATGCTACCCGGAGAAGCACCCGGAGGCGCCGACGGTCGACGCCGACCTTGAAGCGCTCAAGCGCAAAGCGGACGCCGGTGCCGACTTTCTCGTGTCGCAGCTCTTTTTCGACAACGCGCTCTTCTTCGCGTTCGAGCGCCGGGCGCGCGACGCCGGCATCTCGGTGCCGATGCTGCCGGGCCTGATGCCGATCACAAACTTCGCCCAGATCGAGCGCTTCGTCGCGATGTGCGGCGCGAGCATTCCACCGAAGCTGCGCGTCGAGATGGAGATGCGCAAGGGCGACGTCAAGGCCGTTGAGGATCTGGGTGTGGCCTACGCATCGATGCAAGCCTCCGAGCTGCTGCAGTCCGGAGTGCCCGGCCTGCACTTTTACACGCTCAATCGTTCGCCCGCCACGCGCGCGATCGTCTCCGCACTGCTTGCCGCGAGTGCGTGGCGGCCGGCCCCGCGCAACGCGACCGCTATAACAACCGCGTAA
- the secD gene encoding protein translocase subunit SecD — MKALVIVAVCVFAIWSVVPVQKTIRLGLDLQGGARLLLQLYPTEEVPTITAQVQAQTREVIDRRINGLGVAEPSISNVGVNRILVELPAVKDPDQAEQVLKQVAVLAYKIVPFDVMQKADAANDVLKNLVTATPKQKAAAEAYVSKTAYDLSGPVVYSGKDLKGAQASYDQSGRPNINFQTKDPARFGKLTSSNLQKPLGIFLDHRYLSAPIIQSPIYDSGQITGSFTQEDTITLANELNAGALPVSVKIIEKESIGPTLGKIDLVQSMRAAALGLGLVLIFMIAVYRLPGLLADLALAVYVLVMMAILALSHVTLTLPGIAGFVLSIGMAVDANVLIFERIKEELWNGKTMRAAVRIGFQRAFSAVFDSHFTTIVGAGVLYMLGTGTVKGFAFTLFWGTVVSLVTAVFITRFLVDVLVDNDLLTSPQLYGVKPSDVGIFAKAGAGA; from the coding sequence TTGAAGGCGTTAGTTATCGTCGCGGTCTGCGTCTTTGCGATCTGGTCGGTCGTGCCGGTGCAAAAGACGATCCGTCTCGGCCTCGATCTGCAAGGCGGAGCGCGGCTGTTGCTGCAGCTCTATCCCACCGAAGAAGTCCCGACGATCACGGCGCAGGTCCAAGCGCAGACTCGCGAGGTCATCGACAGACGCATAAACGGACTCGGCGTCGCCGAACCGTCGATCAGCAACGTCGGCGTCAACCGGATTCTCGTCGAGCTTCCCGCCGTCAAGGATCCCGATCAAGCGGAGCAGGTGCTCAAGCAGGTTGCCGTTCTGGCGTATAAGATCGTGCCGTTCGACGTGATGCAGAAGGCCGACGCCGCCAACGACGTCCTCAAAAACCTGGTGACCGCAACGCCCAAGCAAAAGGCCGCAGCGGAAGCGTACGTCTCGAAGACCGCCTACGATCTCAGCGGCCCGGTCGTCTACTCGGGCAAGGACCTCAAGGGTGCGCAGGCGAGTTACGATCAGTCCGGCCGGCCGAACATCAACTTCCAGACCAAAGACCCGGCTCGCTTCGGCAAGCTGACGTCGTCGAATCTGCAGAAGCCGCTGGGCATCTTTCTCGATCACCGTTATCTCTCGGCGCCGATCATCCAGAGCCCGATCTACGACAGCGGACAGATCACCGGCTCGTTCACCCAAGAAGATACGATCACGCTGGCCAACGAACTCAACGCCGGCGCCCTGCCGGTCAGCGTGAAGATCATCGAGAAAGAGTCGATTGGCCCGACGCTCGGCAAGATCGACTTGGTGCAGTCGATGCGCGCGGCGGCGCTCGGCCTGGGGTTGGTCCTGATTTTCATGATCGCCGTCTACCGTCTGCCCGGCCTGCTGGCCGACTTGGCGCTGGCGGTCTACGTGCTCGTGATGATGGCGATTCTCGCCCTCTCGCACGTAACCCTGACGCTGCCGGGCATCGCCGGCTTCGTGCTTTCGATCGGTATGGCGGTCGACGCCAACGTCCTGATCTTCGAACGCATCAAGGAAGAGCTTTGGAACGGCAAGACGATGCGCGCGGCCGTGCGGATCGGGTTCCAGCGCGCGTTCTCGGCCGTCTTCGATAGCCACTTCACGACGATCGTCGGCGCCGGCGTGCTCTATATGCTCGGTACCGGAACGGTCAAAGGTTTTGCCTTTACGCTCTTCTGGGGAACCGTCGTCTCGCTGGTCACCGCCGTCTTCATCACGCGCTTCTTGGTCGACGTTCTCGTGGACAACGATCTGCTGACGTCGCCCCAGCTCTACGGCGTCAAACCGTCGGACGTCGGCATCTTCGCCAAGGCCGGAGCGGGGGCGTAG
- a CDS encoding flagellar biosynthetic protein FliR gives MVSGLLVLARCAGFVFRAPGFSHPSVPVALRGGLALSLAMLVARPLAVRTRSEDIYGFVAALLVEFLLGSAIGMTTSLIYDGAYAGGRVVDDYIGVKAIAPSVALVAPSGYGRVWSLAFTGAFFLTGAYRPMLLAFAQSFTRIPPASAIDAAQWTSFTAWFAQTFVVVALQVAAPAVAAAFVVQIALGALSRVVPRFGSFTLAFPLAFAAALLASTVVVPLEAQHAPLPIVLFPGPAR, from the coding sequence ATGGTAAGCGGCCTGCTCGTATTAGCCCGCTGCGCGGGCTTCGTCTTTCGCGCGCCGGGATTCTCGCATCCAAGCGTCCCAGTCGCGCTGCGGGGCGGGCTCGCGCTTTCGCTGGCAATGCTCGTCGCACGGCCGCTGGCGGTGCGTACCCGCAGCGAGGACATCTACGGATTCGTCGCCGCGCTGCTCGTCGAGTTTCTGCTGGGCAGTGCGATCGGCATGACCACGTCGCTGATCTACGACGGCGCGTACGCGGGAGGGCGCGTCGTCGACGATTATATCGGCGTCAAGGCGATCGCTCCGAGCGTCGCGCTGGTGGCGCCCTCGGGCTACGGGCGCGTCTGGTCGCTCGCGTTTACCGGCGCCTTCTTTCTGACCGGCGCGTACCGTCCGATGCTGCTCGCATTCGCGCAGAGCTTCACCCGCATTCCGCCGGCAAGCGCGATCGACGCCGCGCAGTGGACGAGCTTCACCGCGTGGTTCGCACAGACGTTCGTCGTCGTCGCGCTGCAGGTCGCCGCGCCGGCGGTCGCTGCGGCATTCGTCGTGCAGATTGCGCTGGGCGCTCTTTCGCGCGTCGTTCCGCGTTTCGGCAGCTTTACGCTCGCGTTTCCGCTCGCCTTCGCCGCCGCGCTCCTTGCAAGCACCGTCGTCGTGCCGCTCGAAGCGCAGCATGCTCCGCTCCCGATCGTTTTGTTTCCCGGGCCGGCACGATGA
- a CDS encoding sodium:solute symporter family protein, with protein sequence MHLTTLDWVIVVASLGVSFLPAIVLARRAGRNITEFFAAGRQAPWWLIGISLVATTFSTDTPNLVTNLVRDGGVAENWLWWSFLLTGMATVFFYARLWRRSGVLTDLEFYELRYAGRAASFVRGFRAIYLGLFFNCWIIATVNLALVKIAGVLFGWPRWETLAICVVIPIVFAATAGLWGVMVTDMIQFCITMSSAFAAAYFAIHAPGVGGLHGLVAHFSGSRTAALSILPNFGDPKSALAVFIIPVTVLWWSVWYPGAEPGGGSYVAQRMLAARTESDALFGTFMFQAMHYALRPWPWIVVALASTIVYPSLHDIHARFPMLSPNLIGNDVAYPAMLVFLPAGFAGFMVAGIFAAYRSTIETHLNWGTSYLVHDFYQRFIAPGASQRELVFAGRLVTALLMALGVVFTLFLDNAKDAFTLLLSIGAGTGLIYLLRWFWWRINAWSEVSAMLCSFVVSLGFFIAHRYGHGVDATTALLITVGATTLVWIAVTFLTPPVGDAALAAFYEKVRPAGPGWSRIRSRGGLPPSPDSLPMALLGWVLGLGAVYGALFATGAFIYGRPGAGLLCSLVAALATLGLLFTGRHLWRPAAGPAPVKS encoded by the coding sequence ATGCACCTGACGACGCTGGACTGGGTCATCGTCGTCGCGTCTTTGGGCGTGAGCTTTCTGCCCGCCATCGTGCTCGCGCGCCGAGCCGGGCGGAATATCACCGAGTTCTTTGCGGCCGGACGCCAGGCGCCGTGGTGGCTGATCGGGATCTCGCTGGTCGCCACGACGTTCTCGACCGACACGCCGAATCTCGTCACCAACCTCGTACGCGACGGCGGGGTCGCCGAAAACTGGCTGTGGTGGTCGTTTCTGCTCACCGGTATGGCAACCGTCTTCTTTTATGCGCGGCTCTGGCGCCGCTCCGGCGTGCTCACCGATCTGGAGTTCTATGAGCTGCGCTACGCCGGGCGCGCGGCCTCGTTCGTGCGCGGCTTTCGCGCGATCTATCTCGGGCTGTTCTTCAACTGCTGGATCATTGCAACGGTCAACTTGGCGCTGGTGAAGATTGCCGGCGTCCTCTTCGGCTGGCCGCGCTGGGAGACGCTCGCGATCTGCGTCGTCATTCCGATCGTCTTCGCGGCGACGGCCGGCCTCTGGGGCGTGATGGTCACCGACATGATTCAGTTCTGCATCACGATGAGCTCGGCGTTCGCGGCGGCGTACTTTGCGATCCACGCCCCAGGCGTCGGCGGCTTGCACGGGCTCGTCGCGCATTTTAGCGGAAGCCGCACGGCCGCGCTATCGATTCTGCCGAACTTCGGCGATCCCAAGAGCGCACTCGCCGTTTTCATCATCCCGGTTACCGTGCTGTGGTGGTCGGTTTGGTATCCGGGCGCCGAGCCCGGCGGCGGCAGCTACGTGGCCCAGCGGATGCTCGCGGCGCGCACCGAGTCCGACGCCCTATTCGGCACGTTCATGTTTCAGGCGATGCACTACGCGCTGCGGCCCTGGCCGTGGATCGTCGTTGCGCTCGCGTCGACGATCGTCTACCCGAGCCTGCACGATATTCACGCGCGCTTTCCGATGCTCAGCCCGAATCTGATCGGCAACGACGTAGCTTATCCGGCGATGCTCGTCTTTCTGCCCGCGGGATTTGCGGGTTTCATGGTTGCCGGAATCTTCGCCGCGTATCGGTCGACGATCGAGACGCACCTCAACTGGGGCACGTCGTACCTCGTCCACGACTTCTATCAGCGATTCATCGCACCGGGCGCGAGCCAGCGAGAGCTGGTCTTCGCCGGACGGCTGGTCACCGCGCTGCTGATGGCGCTCGGCGTGGTCTTCACGCTCTTTCTCGATAACGCCAAGGACGCGTTCACGCTGCTGCTCTCGATCGGCGCGGGCACCGGCCTGATCTATCTGCTGCGCTGGTTCTGGTGGCGGATCAACGCGTGGAGCGAGGTCAGTGCGATGCTCTGCTCGTTCGTCGTGTCGCTGGGGTTCTTCATCGCGCACCGCTACGGGCACGGCGTCGACGCGACTACAGCGCTGCTGATCACGGTCGGCGCTACGACGCTCGTCTGGATCGCGGTTACCTTCCTGACACCGCCGGTCGGTGACGCGGCCCTGGCGGCTTTCTACGAGAAGGTGCGGCCGGCGGGGCCGGGCTGGAGCCGAATCCGCAGCCGCGGAGGGCTCCCGCCGTCGCCGGACTCGCTGCCGATGGCGCTGCTCGGCTGGGTGCTTGGGCTGGGCGCCGTCTATGGGGCGCTCTTTGCCACCGGGGCCTTTATCTACGGGCGTCCAGGCGCGGGCTTGCTCTGCTCTCTCGTAGCCGCCTTGGCCACCCTCGGACTGCTTTTCACCGGACGGCATCTCTGGCGTCCGGCGGCAGGCCCGGCGCCGGTGAAAAGCTAA